The Bacillus sp. Y1 genome includes the window TCCTAATTGTCAAAGACCAGCAACGCTCTGGTATCATGACCATGCCATTGGAATCACTCGATTAAATGTTTATGCTGGGCTTGCAGGCTTTTATCTTATAAGAGATAAAGAAGAAGAGAGGTTGAATCTTCCGAGAGGCAAGTATGAAATTCCGATTGTGATTCAAGATCGATCGTTCTATCTTAGTGGTGGACGACGTGGTGAATTATTCTATCCGTCTCAGCCTGACCCTCCAATAGATCCAAACCTACCCAATCCCTCGGTCGTTCCAGAGTTTTTCGGGGATACAATCGTTGTAAATGGGAAGGTATGGCCTTTTCTTAAAGTTGAACCGAGAAAATATCGATTTAGACTTTTAAACGGCTCTAATTCGCGGTTTTACCGTATGCGACTGAATTCAGGTCAAAATTTTGTTCAGATTGGTACGGATGGAGGTTTATTAGAGCATCCAGTCTCGACTTCTGAGATTATTCTTGCACCAGCAGAACGTGCAGATGTTATCGTCGATTTTTCAAAGGCCAAAATATAGTTCTAACCAATGACGCACCCTCCCCATTCCCTAACGGAGATGCCCCGTCGGCAGATCTTATGCAAATTATGCAATTTCGAGTCAAAGAAAAATCCTCTCGTCCAGACCGAAGTGAAATTCCAGAAACTTTAAGCTGTTTCGAAAAACTTGAAAATAATCATGCTCCTGTCCGACAAAACTTTTTAGTAGAGAGTACAGATGAATTCGGACGTTTGAAGCTTCTGCTAAATAATATGGACTGGAACCAACTTCCAATTAGGGAAACGCCGTACAATGGCACTGTAGAGGTTTGGGAGCTTTACAATTTAACACCTGACACTCATCCAATTCACTTACACCTTGTTCAATTCCAAATTCTTAATCGAGCACCACTTACCCTAGATGAAAATGGAAATATTATCGATGTAGGAGACGACATTGCTCCTGATCCAAATGAAATGGGGTGGAAAGACACCGTACGGGCTAATCCTGAAGAGGTAACTCGTATCATTGCACGCTTTGGACCATTTACAGGAATCTATCCATGGCACTGCCATATTCTTGAACACGAAGATCACGAAATGATGAGGCCCTACGAAGTTCTTGATAACCCAAACTTTAATCCGGCTGAACCAATCCCAGGAGAATGCCTAAATGACTCATTTACACAATGTTTTGATTGTGGTCCAATATCACTTAAGAAACAGGATGATAATTATCTATTCGATGACGAGAGTAGCGATTAAAGCAATGTCTTATAGCTTAATATAAAAGTTGGATAAGACCGTTCCTTTTTCTATTAAGTAGTTCGGTTTTGAAGTACAAAATTAGAACTAACCTTGCTATTCAAACGGTCATTCACACTTAAATTACAGGCAATTTGATAAGTAAAAATTGTTTTCACTGAGTATGAAAAATAAACGGAGAAATTCCGTTTATTTTGGGAAATACCAACATTTCTCGCAAAATAAGCGGAGTTTTTCCGCTTAAATGAACCTAATCTATAGATTTAGGTAAATTTAGAGAAGTTAACCGGAATATTTCCGTTTATATCTGCTTATTGATCCCTACTATCCACATTAACCGGAAATTCTCCGCCTACCACCTCGAAAAAGTCAACAATGAATCACAACAGTGTCTTTTCTTTCCGAACTGACAATAACTTTTGTCATCCTGTTAAAAGAGGTACGAATTATGGTGCTGAAATATGGAAATTCTTGATATTCAAAAGAAGCAGTCCAATTCAGTTACGAATTGGACTGCTAATTTGTTTACTAATTAAGTTTTTGTATTCGAAAACAGAACCCGTAATTTTTCTATGGAGTAGTCTTATTTTTGATAAGGTTTGAACCCAAGCAGCTCCTTCGTATGAGGTAGTATACTAGTAATAAAGAAATGTTGTTGGAATCACACACATGCACATCAATTGATTAATCCACTAACCTTCCTAGTTAGTCTTATATGAGTGGACTTTTTTTCCATGTATTCGAATCTTTTTTGCAGTTTCCTCGTAATACTATCAGTAAGGAAAGTGGGGTGAGTATATGTCAAAAACAAGACGAATGATGACAGGTATTACATCAACGGCTCTTGTCCTAGGAATGGCAGGTTGTAGCTCGGATACGGAGGAGTACACGTATACAGAGGATATTCCTGATCCACCAGAGGACACAAGCTGTTCAGATTGGGAATGGGATGCAGAGGATGGTGTATGGGAATGTGATGATTACGATTCGAATTATTATGGGCATTATTTTTATGGTGGGCGCTATTACAAAGGAAAAAGTGCTCTTAAGGCAAGCAAGGATTATATCTCATACAAAAACAGCTCTTCCTTTAAAGGAAGTACGTCAAGTGGAACCGTGAAAAATAGTAATGGATTTGGAAAAGGAACAACAAGCTCAGGAGGGTAATGCCAAGCCCCATTATAGAAAGGGAGATTATACATGAACTTATATT containing:
- a CDS encoding aminotransferase yhxA, whose translation is MSKTRRMMTGITSTALVLGMAGCSSDTEEYTYTEDIPDPPEDTSCSDWEWDAEDGVWECDDYDSNYYGHYFYGGRYYKGKSALKASKDYISYKNSSSFKGSTSSGTVKNSNGFGKGTTSSGG